One genomic window of Cupriavidus oxalaticus includes the following:
- a CDS encoding NAD(P)/FAD-dependent oxidoreductase, with amino-acid sequence MSTDATTAATTSAVTTTDVLIVGAGPVGLFAAFQAGVLGLKCELIDVLDRAGGQCTELYPEKPIYDIPAVPGCLAQELVDRLLEQCEPFAFPMHFGQRAESVSEIPGAPAQDGHPAHQRMLVTTDGGKRFDVAAVLVCSGAGAFAPQRVALPEAAALEDRHVHYAVRDVSRFAGKRVIVAGGGDSALDWALALRKVAARVTLLHRREGFRAADGTVAEMRAAVAAGEMDFVVGMLGTLRTDGDALAEVEVRTRDGSQMLPADELVALYGLVSEPGPIAQWDMDMRAGRILVDTTTYESSRRGIFAAGDIAFYPNKQKLILSGFHEAALALRKAYHYAFPEKALVHVHTSNNAALKEKLTHA; translated from the coding sequence ATGTCTACCGACGCCACCACCGCCGCGACCACGTCCGCCGTCACCACCACTGACGTCCTGATCGTGGGCGCCGGCCCGGTCGGGCTGTTCGCCGCCTTCCAGGCCGGCGTGCTCGGCCTCAAATGTGAACTGATCGACGTGCTCGACCGCGCCGGCGGCCAGTGCACCGAGCTGTATCCCGAGAAGCCGATCTACGACATCCCGGCCGTGCCCGGCTGCCTGGCGCAGGAACTGGTGGACCGGCTGCTGGAGCAGTGCGAGCCGTTCGCCTTCCCGATGCATTTCGGCCAGCGCGCCGAAAGCGTGTCCGAAATCCCCGGCGCCCCAGCGCAGGACGGCCATCCGGCGCACCAGCGCATGCTGGTCACCACCGATGGCGGCAAGCGCTTCGATGTCGCGGCGGTGCTGGTCTGCTCCGGCGCGGGCGCGTTCGCGCCGCAGCGCGTGGCGCTGCCCGAGGCCGCGGCGCTGGAAGATCGCCACGTGCACTACGCCGTGCGCGATGTATCGCGCTTTGCCGGCAAGCGCGTGATCGTCGCCGGCGGCGGCGATTCGGCGCTGGACTGGGCGCTGGCGCTGCGCAAGGTGGCCGCGCGCGTGACGCTGCTGCACCGGCGCGAGGGCTTCCGCGCCGCCGATGGCACCGTGGCCGAGATGCGCGCCGCGGTGGCGGCCGGCGAGATGGATTTCGTGGTCGGCATGCTCGGCACCCTGCGCACCGACGGCGATGCACTGGCCGAAGTGGAAGTGCGCACCCGCGACGGCAGCCAGATGCTGCCCGCCGATGAGCTGGTGGCGCTGTACGGCCTGGTGTCCGAACCCGGCCCGATCGCGCAATGGGACATGGACATGCGTGCCGGCCGCATCCTGGTCGACACCACCACGTATGAAAGCTCGCGCCGCGGCATTTTCGCCGCGGGCGATATCGCCTTCTATCCCAACAAGCAGAAGCTGATCTTGTCAGGCTTCCACGAAGCCGCGCTGGCGCTGCGCAAGGCGTATCACTACGCCTTCCCGGAGAAGGCGCTGGTGCATGTCCACACCAGCAACAACGCCGCGCTGAAGGAAAAGCTCACCCACGCCTGA
- a CDS encoding 3',5'-nucleoside bisphosphate phosphatase, producing MQNAHAINADLHCHSTVSDGTLSPRAVAEIARDAGVQYWALTDHDEVGGQAAARAAAEEFGMRYVPGVEISVTWAGQTVHVVGLQIDPFCPELIDGLTDTRSGRARRARDIAEALARVGIEGAYAGALKYVGNPDLISRTHFARWLVDQGHCATIGDVFSEYLSEGRPGYVGHRWASLSEAVGWIRTAGGIAVMAHPGRYHYTDTQHDALFDEFKSLGGGAVEVVTGSHTPDQYRRYAEVARHYGLLASRGSDFHGPGEGRVELGTLPPLPSTVTPVWHDW from the coding sequence ATGCAAAACGCCCACGCCATCAACGCCGACCTGCACTGCCATTCCACCGTGTCCGACGGCACGCTGTCGCCCCGCGCGGTGGCTGAGATCGCGCGCGATGCGGGCGTCCAGTACTGGGCGCTGACCGACCACGACGAGGTCGGCGGGCAGGCCGCGGCGCGCGCCGCGGCCGAAGAATTCGGCATGCGCTATGTGCCCGGCGTGGAGATATCGGTGACGTGGGCCGGGCAGACCGTGCATGTGGTCGGCCTGCAGATCGACCCGTTCTGTCCCGAGCTGATCGATGGCCTGACCGACACCCGTTCGGGACGTGCCCGGCGTGCGCGCGACATCGCCGAGGCGCTGGCCAGGGTCGGCATCGAAGGCGCCTACGCGGGCGCGCTGAAGTACGTTGGCAATCCCGACCTGATCTCGCGCACCCATTTCGCGCGCTGGCTGGTTGACCAGGGCCACTGCGCAACCATCGGCGACGTGTTCAGCGAATACCTGTCGGAAGGCCGGCCCGGCTATGTCGGCCATCGCTGGGCCAGCCTGTCCGAAGCCGTGGGCTGGATCCGCACCGCCGGCGGCATCGCCGTGATGGCGCACCCAGGCCGCTACCACTACACCGACACCCAGCACGATGCCCTGTTCGACGAGTTCAAGTCGCTCGGCGGCGGCGCCGTCGAGGTCGTGACCGGCAGCCACACGCCGGACCAGTACCGCCGCTATGCCGAGGTGGCGCGCCACTACGGGCTGCTGGCCTCGCGCGGCTCGGATTTCCACGGACCCGGCGAAGGCCGGGTCGAACTCGGCACGCTGCCGCCGCTGCCGTCCACGGTCACGCCGGTCTGGCACGACTGGTAA
- a CDS encoding L-threonylcarbamoyladenylate synthase, with protein MSQYFEIHPLNPQSRLIKQAAQILQKGGLIALPTDSSYALACQLDDKHAVERLRRLRGIDDRHHLTLMCRDLSELGNFARVDNRQYRWIKGATPGPYVFILEATKEVPRRLSHPARKTIGVRVPDHAIPLALLGEAGEPLISATLQVPGDDEPLNDPAEIRARLEKQLDLVVCGGPAPAQPTTVIDLTSGEPELVRAGRGDISRFGL; from the coding sequence ATGTCCCAGTACTTCGAGATCCATCCGCTCAACCCGCAGTCGCGCCTGATCAAGCAGGCCGCGCAGATCCTGCAGAAGGGCGGACTGATCGCGCTGCCGACCGATTCCAGCTACGCGCTCGCCTGCCAGCTCGACGACAAGCACGCGGTCGAGCGCCTGCGCCGGCTGCGCGGCATCGACGATCGCCACCACCTGACGCTGATGTGCCGCGATCTGTCCGAACTGGGCAACTTCGCTCGCGTCGACAACCGCCAGTACCGCTGGATCAAGGGCGCCACGCCCGGGCCGTACGTCTTTATCCTGGAAGCCACCAAGGAAGTGCCGCGGCGCCTGTCGCACCCGGCGCGCAAGACCATCGGCGTACGCGTGCCCGACCACGCCATCCCGCTGGCGCTGCTGGGCGAAGCGGGCGAGCCGCTGATCTCGGCCACGCTGCAGGTGCCCGGCGACGACGAGCCGCTCAACGATCCGGCGGAAATCCGCGCCCGGCTGGAGAAGCAGCTCGACCTGGTGGTCTGCGGCGGCCCGGCGCCGGCGCAGCCGACCACGGTGATCGACCTGACCAGCGGCGAGCCCGAGCTGGTGCGCGCCGGCCGCGGCGACATCTCGCGCTTCGGGCTCTGA
- a CDS encoding site-2 protease family protein has protein sequence MDSSLIQTFAVYALPVLFAITLHEASHGYVAKVFGDNTAYSLGRVSVNPIRHIDPIGTIAVPLLLYIMTSGQFVFGYAKPVPVVFERLRNPRWHGMWVALAGPASNVVQAFVWVLLAIGLTWAGVREPFFGEMALAGVRVNLVVAAFNLFPVPPLDGGRVLTALLPQGVARAVSRIEPYGIFVVLALVAAGVITTIWMTPVVNVLMSLIELMLRPVVMLLH, from the coding sequence ATGGATTCCTCCCTTATCCAGACCTTCGCGGTCTATGCCCTGCCGGTGCTGTTCGCCATCACGCTGCACGAGGCGTCGCACGGTTATGTGGCCAAAGTATTCGGCGATAACACGGCCTATTCGCTCGGGCGCGTCAGCGTGAACCCGATCCGCCATATCGACCCGATCGGCACCATCGCGGTGCCGCTGCTGCTCTACATCATGACCAGCGGCCAGTTCGTGTTTGGCTATGCCAAGCCGGTGCCGGTGGTGTTCGAGCGCCTGCGCAATCCGCGCTGGCATGGCATGTGGGTGGCGCTGGCAGGCCCCGCCAGCAACGTGGTGCAGGCCTTCGTCTGGGTGCTGCTGGCGATCGGCCTGACGTGGGCCGGCGTGCGCGAACCCTTCTTTGGCGAAATGGCGCTGGCCGGCGTGCGCGTCAACCTGGTGGTGGCCGCCTTCAACCTGTTCCCGGTGCCGCCGCTGGACGGCGGCCGCGTGCTGACCGCACTGCTGCCGCAGGGCGTGGCGCGCGCGGTGTCGCGCATCGAGCCCTACGGGATTTTCGTGGTGCTGGCGCTGGTCGCCGCGGGCGTGATCACCACTATCTGGATGACGCCGGTAGTCAACGTGCTGATGTCGCTGATCGAGCTGATGCTGCGCCCGGTCGTGATGCTGCTGCACTGA
- a CDS encoding class I SAM-dependent methyltransferase, with protein MSDVPAPHAGLSAPSAWVTRWAHLLRPGARVLDLACGSGRHAAWLAARGHAVLAVDRDAAAIAALPSGVTGRVADLEQGAWPLADEAPFDAIVVTNYLHRPLWPHLAAALAPGGVWLYETFAAGNETVGKPSRPDFLLRPGELLDVARTHGLRVIAYEDGVQEVPKTAFVQRLCAVREAAAVPDAATPARYRLDP; from the coding sequence ATGAGCGACGTTCCAGCGCCGCATGCCGGCCTGTCCGCACCTTCCGCCTGGGTCACCCGCTGGGCGCACCTGCTGCGTCCCGGTGCCCGCGTGCTTGATCTGGCCTGTGGCAGCGGCCGCCATGCCGCCTGGCTGGCCGCGCGCGGGCATGCGGTGCTGGCCGTTGACCGCGATGCCGCCGCCATTGCCGCGCTGCCGTCCGGCGTGACCGGGCGCGTGGCCGACCTGGAGCAGGGGGCCTGGCCGCTGGCCGACGAGGCGCCGTTCGACGCCATCGTCGTCACCAACTACCTGCACCGGCCGCTGTGGCCGCACCTGGCCGCGGCGCTGGCGCCGGGCGGGGTGTGGCTCTACGAGACCTTCGCGGCGGGCAACGAGACCGTCGGCAAGCCGTCGCGGCCCGACTTTCTGCTCCGTCCCGGAGAGTTGCTCGATGTGGCGCGCACGCATGGACTGCGCGTCATCGCCTATGAAGACGGCGTGCAGGAAGTGCCGAAAACGGCCTTCGTGCAGCGCCTGTGTGCGGTGCGCGAGGCCGCCGCCGTGCCGGATGCGGCCACCCCGGCACGCTACCGCCTGGACCCCTGA
- the dapA gene encoding 4-hydroxy-tetrahydrodipicolinate synthase, with translation MTQITGSIVAIVTPMHEDGSLDFPALRALVDWHVAEGTDAIVIVGTTGESPTVSVEEHCELIRVAVEQAGKRIPIIAGTGGNSTKEAIELTAFAKKVGADASLQVVPYYNKPTQEGMYRHFRTIAEAVELPVLLYNVPGRTVADMSNDTILRLAQVPGIVGVKEATGNIDRAAQLINDAPESFAIYSGDDPTAVALILLGGKGNISVTANVAPRKMHEMCAAALKGDVVTARRLHMELIGLNKAMFVEANPIPVKWALQQMGKMEGGIRLPLTPLSESNHETVRKALAAAGLLA, from the coding sequence ATGACACAGATTACCGGCAGCATCGTCGCCATCGTCACTCCGATGCATGAGGACGGAAGCCTGGACTTCCCGGCCCTGCGCGCACTGGTCGACTGGCACGTCGCCGAGGGTACCGACGCCATCGTGATCGTCGGCACGACCGGTGAATCCCCGACGGTTTCCGTCGAGGAGCACTGCGAGCTGATCCGCGTGGCCGTGGAACAGGCCGGCAAGCGCATCCCGATCATCGCGGGCACCGGCGGCAACTCCACCAAGGAGGCCATCGAGCTGACCGCCTTCGCCAAGAAGGTGGGTGCCGACGCATCGCTGCAGGTCGTGCCGTACTACAACAAGCCGACCCAGGAAGGCATGTACCGCCATTTCCGCACCATCGCGGAAGCGGTGGAGCTGCCGGTGCTGCTGTACAACGTGCCGGGCCGCACCGTTGCCGACATGAGCAACGACACCATCCTGCGCCTGGCGCAGGTGCCGGGCATCGTCGGCGTCAAGGAAGCCACGGGCAATATCGACCGGGCCGCGCAGCTGATCAACGACGCGCCGGAAAGCTTTGCCATCTACAGCGGCGACGATCCCACCGCGGTCGCGCTGATCCTGCTGGGCGGCAAGGGCAATATCTCGGTCACTGCGAACGTGGCCCCGCGCAAGATGCACGAGATGTGCGCGGCGGCACTGAAGGGCGACGTCGTCACCGCGCGCCGCCTGCACATGGAACTGATCGGACTGAACAAGGCCATGTTCGTCGAAGCCAATCCGATCCCGGTGAAGTGGGCCCTGCAGCAGATGGGCAAGATGGAAGGCGGCATCCGCCTGCCGCTGACCCCGCTGTCGGAATCCAACCACGAAACCGTACGCAAGGCACTGGCCGCCGCCGGCCTGCTGGCCTGA
- the bamC gene encoding outer membrane protein assembly factor BamC translates to MKSKLNRRGATQVRRAALVVPVLAAGVITGCSSLNEAMQPDKIDYKSSASKRTPTLDIPPDLTKLEGDRRYSVPDANGTSTLSTYSQATKVREQSPTENVLPSAQGIRMERDGNTRWLVISNGMRGDQLWQQLRGFWQESGFLLVQDSPETGIMETDWAENRAKIPQDIIRNTIGKVFDGLYSTSERDKFRTRVERAQNGTLEVFISHRGAQEQLTGIDKSSTVWTPRPADPELEAEFLSRLAQRLGVQKEQADRMAKNPAAAGSSAATADAAAAGAAGATAAAAGGAAQKSYLAQVNGAPALQLPEPFDRAWRSVGLSLDRVNFTIEDRDRAQGLYYVRYVDPRTNVDNRGFFSKLFTKPDDPKTAKKYRVALKGTGSGTLVTVLNDAGQPENGEIGKRILSLLDEQLH, encoded by the coding sequence ATGAAATCGAAGCTTAACCGCCGCGGCGCGACGCAAGTCCGCCGCGCCGCCCTGGTTGTGCCCGTGCTGGCCGCGGGCGTGATCACCGGCTGCAGCAGCCTCAACGAAGCGATGCAGCCCGACAAGATCGACTACAAGTCGTCGGCGTCGAAGCGCACCCCTACGCTGGACATCCCGCCCGACCTGACCAAGCTGGAAGGCGACCGCCGCTACTCGGTGCCCGATGCCAACGGCACTTCGACGCTGTCGACCTATAGCCAGGCGACCAAGGTGCGCGAGCAATCCCCGACCGAGAACGTACTCCCCTCGGCGCAGGGCATCCGCATGGAGCGCGACGGCAACACGCGCTGGCTGGTGATCAGCAACGGCATGCGCGGCGACCAGCTGTGGCAGCAACTGCGTGGTTTCTGGCAGGAAAGCGGTTTCCTGCTGGTGCAGGACTCGCCCGAGACCGGCATCATGGAGACCGACTGGGCCGAGAACCGCGCCAAGATCCCGCAGGACATCATCCGCAATACCATCGGCAAGGTGTTCGACGGCCTGTACTCGACCTCCGAGCGCGACAAGTTCCGCACCCGCGTCGAGCGTGCGCAGAACGGCACGCTGGAAGTGTTCATCAGCCACCGCGGCGCGCAGGAGCAACTGACCGGCATCGACAAGTCCAGCACCGTCTGGACCCCGCGGCCGGCCGATCCCGAGCTGGAAGCCGAGTTCCTGTCGCGCCTGGCGCAACGCCTGGGCGTGCAGAAGGAACAGGCCGACCGCATGGCCAAGAATCCGGCGGCGGCCGGCAGCAGCGCCGCGACGGCCGATGCGGCCGCGGCTGGCGCAGCCGGTGCTACGGCTGCCGCAGCCGGCGGCGCTGCACAGAAGTCTTACCTGGCCCAGGTCAATGGCGCCCCGGCGCTGCAATTGCCGGAGCCATTCGATCGCGCCTGGCGCTCGGTCGGCCTGTCGCTGGATCGCGTCAACTTCACCATCGAAGACCGCGACCGTGCCCAGGGCCTGTACTACGTGCGCTACGTGGATCCGCGCACCAACGTCGACAACCGTGGCTTCTTCTCCAAGCTGTTCACCAAGCCGGATGATCCCAAGACCGCCAAGAAATACCGCGTGGCGCTCAAGGGTACCGGCAGCGGCACGCTGGTGACGGTGCTCAACGATGCCGGCCAGCCTGAGAACGGCGAAATCGGCAAGCGCATCCTGTCGCTGCTCGACGAGCAACTGCACTGA
- a CDS encoding MBL fold metallo-hydrolase: MMRFAFLGSGSEGNSLLIESREDTTTTRVLLDCGFGIRETARRLERLGVTPDQLDAVLVTHEHGDHVGSAYAFAARHRLAVHTSHGTWLATSHMRGADLADVRVCGADHAFAIGGIQVMPYTVPHDAREPLQFVLSDGQSRLGVLTDAGMETPYVTARLSGVDALVLECNHDREMLRNSVYPASLKRRIGGDFGHLANEVAASILGQVAHAGLNRVVAAHLSKQNNTRELATGALAAALGALPSEVLVADQEMGLDWQAVRA, translated from the coding sequence ATGATGCGCTTCGCCTTCCTCGGCAGCGGCAGCGAGGGCAACTCGCTGCTGATCGAATCCCGCGAAGACACCACCACCACGCGCGTGCTGCTTGATTGCGGCTTCGGCATCCGCGAGACCGCGCGGCGCCTGGAGCGGCTTGGCGTCACGCCGGACCAACTCGACGCCGTGCTGGTCACGCACGAGCATGGCGACCATGTCGGCTCGGCCTACGCCTTTGCGGCACGGCACCGGCTGGCGGTCCACACCAGCCACGGCACCTGGCTGGCGACCTCGCATATGCGTGGCGCCGACCTTGCCGATGTGCGCGTCTGCGGCGCAGACCACGCCTTTGCCATTGGCGGCATCCAGGTAATGCCATACACGGTCCCGCACGACGCGCGCGAGCCGCTGCAGTTCGTGCTGTCCGATGGGCAGTCGCGCCTGGGCGTGCTGACCGACGCGGGCATGGAAACGCCCTATGTGACGGCGCGCCTCTCAGGTGTCGATGCGCTGGTGCTGGAGTGCAATCACGACCGCGAGATGCTGCGCAACTCGGTCTACCCGGCGTCGCTGAAGCGGCGGATTGGCGGTGACTTCGGCCATCTGGCCAATGAGGTGGCGGCGAGCATCCTGGGGCAGGTCGCGCATGCCGGCCTGAACCGCGTCGTGGCGGCACACCTGAGCAAGCAGAACAACACGCGTGAGCTGGCAACGGGCGCGCTGGCTGCGGCGCTGGGCGCGTTGCCTTCGGAAGTGTTGGTAGCCGATCAGGAAATGGGGCTGGACTGGCAAGCGGTGCGTGCCTGA
- a CDS encoding cupin domain-containing protein — translation MNDSALYAQALPPGPVDPDTPLDLLGGMTPAAFMRDVWHRKPLLIRQAVPGIVPPVSRDALFDLADRDEVESRLVTHFRNRWKLEHGPFARENLPAVKTRQWTLLVQGVNLHDAAAAELMGRFRFVPDARLDDLMISYASDGGGVGPHFDSYDVFLLQVSGRRRWRISSQTSLELVPDMPLKILADFSAEEEWVLEPGDMLYLPPQYAHDGVAEGECMTCSIGFRAPAYRELAGHFLAWLSETVEDNEDLGGRYADAGERAATKPAQLPAGMAKAVAERLKALQWNSQMVSEFLGSHLSEPKPGVEFAEISDLPQRRYEKLAAQHGVVLAPASIALYDRNNFFLNGEAYEPPAELMPWLKKLADNRHLSGDDVAACAVLPDLMETFHHWTQEGWLQLGPRL, via the coding sequence ATGAACGATTCCGCATTATACGCACAGGCCCTGCCCCCTGGCCCCGTCGATCCAGACACTCCGCTCGACCTGCTTGGTGGCATGACGCCGGCTGCATTCATGCGGGATGTCTGGCACCGCAAGCCACTGCTGATTCGACAGGCGGTACCCGGAATCGTGCCGCCTGTGTCGCGCGATGCGCTTTTCGACCTTGCCGATCGCGACGAAGTCGAATCGCGCCTGGTGACGCACTTCCGCAATCGCTGGAAGCTCGAACATGGTCCATTTGCGCGCGAAAACCTCCCCGCCGTCAAGACCCGCCAGTGGACTTTACTGGTGCAGGGCGTGAACCTGCACGATGCCGCAGCGGCCGAGCTGATGGGCCGCTTCCGCTTCGTGCCCGACGCGCGCCTGGACGACCTGATGATCAGCTACGCGTCCGATGGCGGCGGCGTCGGTCCGCACTTCGATTCCTACGACGTATTCCTGCTGCAAGTCTCGGGCCGGCGCCGCTGGCGCATCTCGTCGCAGACCAGCCTGGAGCTGGTCCCGGACATGCCGCTGAAGATCCTTGCCGATTTCAGCGCCGAGGAGGAATGGGTGCTGGAGCCGGGCGACATGCTGTACCTGCCGCCGCAATACGCCCACGACGGCGTCGCCGAAGGCGAATGCATGACCTGCTCGATCGGCTTCCGCGCGCCGGCCTACCGCGAACTGGCGGGTCACTTCCTGGCGTGGCTGTCCGAGACGGTGGAGGACAACGAAGACCTGGGCGGGCGCTACGCCGATGCCGGCGAACGTGCGGCGACGAAGCCCGCGCAACTGCCCGCCGGTATGGCCAAGGCCGTGGCCGAGCGGCTCAAGGCGCTGCAATGGAATTCGCAGATGGTGTCGGAATTTCTTGGCTCCCATCTGTCAGAACCGAAACCCGGGGTCGAATTCGCGGAGATATCCGACCTGCCGCAGCGCCGTTATGAGAAACTTGCGGCCCAGCATGGCGTCGTTCTTGCACCCGCCTCGATTGCACTTTACGACCGGAACAATTTCTTCCTCAATGGGGAAGCCTACGAGCCGCCGGCCGAATTGATGCCCTGGCTGAAGAAGCTGGCCGATAATCGCCACCTTAGTGGCGATGATGTTGCCGCATGTGCCGTTCTTCCTGACCTGATGGAGACTTTTCATCACTGGACACAGGAGGGATGGCTACAATTGGGACCCCGGCTGTAA
- a CDS encoding FKBP-type peptidyl-prolyl cis-trans isomerase, with protein MKIAKNTVVSVMYKLSDAQGNLIEESDEAMVYLHGGYDGTFPKIEEALDGHDTGFETQLQLEPEDAFGDYDAELVKVEPRDRFPEPLEVGMQFEGMPEDGDEEDSVIYTVTDVAEDKVVLDGNHPLAGMALRFWLKVSEVREATAEEIEHGHAHGASGIEVVDEDEDDDTPRTLH; from the coding sequence TTGAAAATCGCTAAGAACACGGTAGTGTCCGTGATGTACAAGCTGTCGGACGCGCAAGGCAATCTGATCGAAGAGTCAGATGAAGCCATGGTCTATTTGCACGGCGGGTATGATGGCACGTTCCCCAAGATCGAGGAAGCGCTCGACGGCCATGACACCGGCTTCGAGACCCAGCTGCAGCTCGAGCCCGAAGATGCCTTCGGCGACTACGATGCCGAACTCGTCAAGGTCGAGCCGCGCGATCGCTTCCCCGAGCCTCTGGAAGTCGGCATGCAGTTCGAAGGCATGCCCGAGGACGGCGATGAAGAAGACTCCGTCATCTACACCGTGACCGACGTGGCCGAAGACAAGGTGGTGCTGGATGGCAACCATCCGCTGGCCGGCATGGCGCTGCGCTTCTGGCTGAAGGTCTCGGAAGTGCGCGAGGCCACCGCCGAGGAAATCGAGCACGGCCACGCCCACGGCGCCTCGGGTATCGAGGTGGTGGACGAGGACGAGGACGACGATACCCCGCGCACGCTGCACTGA
- a CDS encoding metallophosphoesterase family protein gives MNARRRHAGRILAAALLLCAASTAWPAPAGRGGKAAPKPKVMRVALIADLPQWPAAEANATALLDSFAERRLDLVIHAGGIKGDTESCSDAILTSRQQLLAQSPLPLLYVPGETDWAECRLPVNGKFDSVERLNRLRELFFPEDATLGQHPRPVVRQSDQALFRTFRENARFVLGDILIVGLNVPGDNNHYRNEGGRNSEFEDRREANRQWLARAFSLARQRDMNGIVVVAHADPHFANGWEKKGRPTLLDGFMRHRTRDGYLEFKRQLRDLSARFPGQVLLVHAGESGFGIDKPLRDNAGKVLQNFTRVSLPDNTVAQWTELVITPNAAAPFSVSLRDAPATP, from the coding sequence ATGAACGCCAGGCGCCGGCACGCCGGCCGCATCCTAGCCGCGGCATTGCTGCTGTGCGCGGCCAGTACCGCATGGCCGGCACCCGCCGGCCGCGGGGGCAAGGCCGCGCCCAAGCCGAAGGTGATGCGCGTCGCGCTGATCGCCGACCTGCCGCAATGGCCTGCCGCCGAGGCCAACGCCACCGCACTGCTCGACAGCTTTGCCGAACGCAGGCTCGACCTGGTGATCCACGCCGGCGGCATCAAGGGCGATACCGAATCCTGCAGCGACGCCATCCTGACGAGCCGCCAGCAGCTGCTGGCGCAGTCGCCGTTGCCGCTGCTCTACGTGCCGGGCGAAACCGACTGGGCCGAATGCCGGCTCCCGGTCAACGGCAAGTTCGACTCGGTCGAGCGGCTGAACCGCCTGCGCGAGCTGTTCTTCCCCGAGGACGCCACGCTGGGACAGCATCCGCGCCCGGTGGTGCGGCAGTCCGACCAGGCCCTGTTCCGCACCTTCCGCGAGAACGCGCGTTTCGTGCTCGGCGACATCCTGATCGTCGGCCTGAACGTGCCTGGCGACAACAACCACTACCGCAACGAGGGCGGGCGCAACAGCGAGTTCGAAGACCGGCGCGAGGCTAACCGCCAGTGGCTGGCACGCGCGTTCTCGCTGGCGCGGCAGCGCGACATGAATGGCATCGTCGTGGTGGCCCATGCCGACCCGCACTTCGCCAACGGCTGGGAGAAGAAAGGCCGCCCGACGCTGCTGGACGGGTTCATGCGCCACCGCACGCGCGACGGCTACCTGGAATTCAAGCGCCAGCTGCGCGACCTGAGCGCGCGCTTTCCCGGCCAGGTGCTGCTGGTGCATGCCGGCGAGAGTGGCTTCGGCATCGACAAGCCGCTGCGCGACAACGCCGGCAAGGTGCTGCAGAATTTCACGCGGGTTTCGCTGCCGGACAATACGGTGGCGCAATGGACCGAGCTGGTGATCACGCCGAACGCGGCGGCGCCGTTCTCGGTTTCGCTCCGGGACGCGCCGGCCACGCCCTGA